One genomic region from Mytilus trossulus isolate FHL-02 chromosome 9, PNRI_Mtr1.1.1.hap1, whole genome shotgun sequence encodes:
- the LOC134683212 gene encoding P2X purinoceptor 7-like: MENGNIQNQMGLVAYNFEPELTVQELEDRNRAALASSEAVVQTLDEWCECGNCQEMPSLEENVCCRVSDLVLPNLEDHNCITMHHSYDTLILNSDVLALAYIQMMMYKGQQGRAPEELSNRQSRLVAYRQFICWMLKGEKLGKGRRVVIPSCVVKDIRDSFPENNNDYTGFQAAIDVRELFC, translated from the exons ATGGAAAACGGAAATATCCAAAATCAGATGGGTCTTGTTGCTTACAACTTCGAACCTGAGCTCACTGTTCAAGAACTTGAAGATCGAAATAGAGCTGCATTAGCATCTTCTGAAGCTGTAGTTCAGACATTGGATGAATGGTGCGAGTGTGGGAACTGTCAGGAAATGCCGTCCCTTGAAGAAAATGTTTGTTGTAGGGTATCAGATTTGGTGCTACCGAACTTGGAAGACCACAACTGCATTACCATGCACCATAGTTATGACACCTTAATTTTAAATTCCGATGTATTAGCACTGGCTTACATTCAGATGATGATGTACAAGGGACAGCAAGGCCGAGCGCCGGAAGAATTGAGCAACAG ACAATCCCGTCTTGTTGCTTACAGACAATTCATTTGTTGGATGCTTAAAGGAGAAAAACTTGGAAAAGGAAGAAGGGTGGTAATTCCTTCTTGTGTTGTCAAAGACATTAGAGATTCCTTCCCAGAGAACAACAATGATTATACAGGATTTCAAGCTGCTATAGATGTGAGAGAACtgttttgttga
- the LOC134683213 gene encoding uncharacterized protein LOC134683213: MPSCQAINCVNERGKCGKSFFEIPDPLKSSEKRKLCKLWIDHLRNDKLKIETFVWSKGRVVCEEHFEQDCFERNLMAESLGFKSGRLTLKPGAVPTLVKPGPGVADRQKERTSTKIFQEKRRKAQLRSSVTAFVNTKEKSSNKRTLSESTDSKATKPKKFKSSTAVHPQQSDDISFENVPVHAEQHDKLPLLTIPEILPCGHPCEVCRKIKGDENVLVFDHSYSKSKAEVDTSSEIQHASSSETPAKKDKPIFISSTPLKTDFQKCAVEPIFTPVHILDESFVSLTQEDDPEDVDYSLSVDQVESDSDNFENDISTCYTEEQKLIKENKFIVFESAIDTLINKLKCNICECPVDPDDIVKDLSNGTVITITANCTSGHIVVKWSSQPFLGKMPVGNLLVSAATLFCGQTYSHISQFAEFCNLQYISHTTYNKIQRQYLMPVVQHTWSLLQEVELKKIKEQNRQIRLAGDGRCDSPGFSAKYCTYSLLDIETQRIITFVVVKVTETGSSSKMEVEGFRRCMTLLLDMGFRIEVLATDRHVQIRSIMKKEFPEVQHQFDVWHLCKSIKKKLTLKAKGKGCEDLNHWMKSICNHLWWCASNCGGDKDILEESWISIVNHTVDIHSFEGKFFKQCAHTPIEPEVSDTKKWLVKDSKAHKALKEVVLDKRLRKDIRQLNEFCHTGNLEVFHSLLLKYTPKRQEFDNDQMWTRTALAVIDHNLNQNRGQKVNKDGEKAYKLVCPKATGQWVAKPVFNNKNYQWVFAMIENVLVQKETMTLPVKERAQEGNIAPLPVPSKSALIQKHFSRFEKSS, from the exons ATGCCGTCTTGTCAAGCTATCAATTGTGTAAATGAAAGAGGAAAGTGTGGGAAGAGCTTTTTTGAAATACCAGATCCGTTAAAATCTAGCGAGAAACGTAAACTCTGCAAACTTTGGATAGATCATTTGCGCAATGATAAACTGAAAATCGAAACTTTTGTGTGGAGTAAAGGCAGAGTTGTTTGTGAGGAACATTTTGAACAAGATTGTTTTGAAAGGAATCTGATGGCTGAATCCCTGGGGTTTAAATCTGGAAGACTCACACTGAAGCCTGGAGCAGTTCCAACCTTAGTAAAACCTGGCCCTGGTGTAGCTGATCGTCAAAAGGAAAGGACTTCTACCAAAATATTTCAGGAGAAGAGACGGAAGGCACAG CTCAGAAGTAGTGTAACTGCCTTTGTAAACACCAAGGAAAAAAGTTCCAACAAAAGGACATTGTCAGAAAGTACAGACAGTAAAGCAACAAAACCAAAGAAGTTCAAAAGTTCAACTGCAGTTCATCCTCAACAGTCAGATGATATTTCATTTGAG aaTGTTCCTGTTCATGCTGAACAACATGATAAATTACCTTTATTGACCATACCAGAAATTCTTCCTTGTGGACATCCATGTGAAGTATGCAGAAAAATTAAAGGAGATGAAAATGTATTGGTTTTTGATCATAGCTACTCAAAATCTAAAGCAGAGGTAGATACGTCTTCAGAAATTCAACATGCCAGTTCTAGTGAAACACCTGCTAAAAAAGACAAACCAATCTTCATTTCTTCTACTCCTTTAAAAactgattttcaaaaatgtgcAGTAGAACCAATTTTTACTCCTGTACATATTTTGGATGAGTCATTTGTAAGTTTGACACAAGAGGATGATCCAGAAGATGTTGATTACAGTCTAAGTGTTGACCAGGTAGAGTCTGATTCagacaattttgaaaatgacattTCAACATGCTACACCGAAGAGCAGAAgttaattaaagaaaacaaatttattgtatttgAAAGTGCAATTGACACTTtaatcaacaaattaaaatgcaaCATTTGTGAATGTCCGGTTGATCCAGATGACATTGTTAAAGACTTGTCCAATGGAACTGTAATAACCATCACTGCCAATTGTACCAGTGGACACATAGTTGTAAAATGGAGTTCACAACCATTCCTTGGCAAGATGCCAGTTGGAAATTTATTAGTTAGTGCTGCAACATTATTCTGTGGTCAAACATACAGCCACATATCACAGTTTGCAGAATTTTGTAACTTACAATATATTTCACACACCACCTACAACAAAATTCAAAGACAATATTTAATGCCTGTTGTTCAACACACGTGGTCCTTACTGCAAGAAGTAGAgttaaagaaaatcaaagaaCAAAATCGCCAGATACGGCTAGCAGGTGATGGAAGGTGTGATTCACCAGGTTTTAGTGCAAAGTATTGCACTTATTCTCTACTTGATATTGAAACCCAACGCATTATTACATTTGTTGTTGTCAAGGTTACTGAAACTGGGTCATCTTCAAAAATGGAAGTTGAAGGTTTTCGAAGATGCATGACTCTTCTGCTTGACATGGGGTTCAGGATTGAGGTGTTAGCTACGGATCGGCATGTTCAGATAAGAAGCATCATGAAGAAGGAATTTCCGGAAGTGCAACATCAGTTTGATGTTTGGCACTTGTGCAAATCGATTAAAAAAAAGCTAACATTGAAGGCTAAAGGGAAAGGTTGCGAAGATTTAAACCATTGGATGAAATCTATTTGTAATCATTTGTGGTGGTGTGCCAGTAATTGTGGTGGAGATAAGGACATTTTGGAAGAAAGCTGGATTTCCATTGTAAATCATACTGTTGATATACACTCTTTTGAGGGTAAATTCTTCAAGCAATGTGCTCACACACCAATTGAACCTGAAGTGTCTGACACTAAAAAATGGCTTGTAAAAGATTCAAAAGCCCATAAGGCATTAAAGGAAGTAGTGTTGGACAAGCGTTTGAGAAAGGACATTCGTCAgctaaatgaattttgtcatacaGGAAATTTAGAAGTTTTTCACAGTCTGTTGCTGAAATATACACCAAAACGCCAGGAATTCGATAATGATCAAATGTGGACACGTACTGCTTTGGCGGTAATTGATCATAATCTTAACCAAAATCGTGGTCAAAAGGTCAACAAAGATGGTGAAAAAGCATACAAATTGGTTTGTCCAAAGGCAACTGGGCAATGGGTGGCAAAGCCAGtgtttaataacaaaaattatcagTGGGTATTTGCTATGATCGAAAACGTGTTGGTTCAAAAAGAAACAATGACACTGCCAGTAAAGGAAAGGGCACAGGAAGGAAATATTGCTCCTTTGCCTGTTCCCTCAAAATCTGCATTGATTCAGAAACATTTTTCTCGATTTGAAAAATccagttga